One genomic region from Prunus persica cultivar Lovell chromosome G3, Prunus_persica_NCBIv2, whole genome shotgun sequence encodes:
- the LOC18783563 gene encoding 7-deoxyloganetin glucosyltransferase isoform X1, which translates to MDSKEVATKPHAVCIPVPAQSHIKAMLKFAKLLHHRGFHITFVNTEFNHKRFLKSLGPNALDGLPDFQFEAIPDSLPDSDEDATQDVTLLCESIRKQNFLAPFLALLAKLNNDAISTSSNPPVTCIVSDGFMSTFTITAAEEIGVPIVLFYTIAACSFMGFKQIRALVEKGLAPLKDESCFTNGYLDTVIDWIPGMRDIRLRDLPTFFRTTNPDDIMFNFIMEETDRAHEASAIIIHTFDALEPDVLDALSSMLPHVYTVGPLQLHLNQIPEHPLKMGYSLWKEETECLEWLNTKAPNSVVYVNFGSIAVVKPEQLVEFGWALANSKLPFFWVIRPDLVIGESAILPPEFVAETKERGLIAGWCPQEQVLNHPSVGGFLTHSGWNSTVESITAGVPMLCWPFFGDQQMDCRYTCNEWGIGMEISNDVKRDEVEKLVKELMEGEKGKKMKNKVMKWKKLAEDATGPHGSSFTNLDNLVNQMLLR; encoded by the exons ATGGATTCAAAAGAAGTAGCTACTAAGCCACATGCTGTTTGCATTCCAGTTCCTGCTCAAAGTCATATCAAGGCAATGCTTAAATTTGCGAAGCTCCTCCACCACAGAGGTTTTCATATAACATTCGTTAACACAGAGTTCAATCACAAGCGCTTTCTTAAATCTCTAGGACCCAATGCCCTTGATGGCTTGcctgattttcaattcgaagcCATCCCGGATAGCCTTCCGGATTCAGATGAAGATGCCACACAAGATGTCACCTTGCTTTGTGAATCcatcagaaaacaaa atttcTTGGCTCCCTTTCTTGCCCTCCTTGCAAAACTCAACAATGATGCCATATCAACATCCAGCAATCCTCCTGTGACTTGCATAGTTTCAGATGGTTTCATGTCCACGTTCACAATCACAGCTGCAGAAGAAATCGGAGTCCCTATAGTGCTGTTCTACACTATAGCTGCCTGCAGCTTCATGGGATTTAAACAAATTCGTGCTTTGGTCGAAAAAGGACTTGCACCACTCAAAG ATGAGAGCTGTTTCACAAATGGCTATCTGGACACCGTAATAGATTGGATCCCAGGAATGAGAGATATCCGTTTAAGGGATCTCCCGACCTTCTTTCGTACCACAAATCCGGATGACATCATGTTTAACTTCATCATGGAAGAAACCGATAGAGCTCATGAAGCTTCAGCAATCATTATTCATACTTTTGATGCCTTGGAGCCAGATGTTTTGGATGCTCTCTCATCTATGCTTCCCCATGTATACACCGTTGGCCCTCTTCAATTGCATCTCAATCAGATACCAGAACACCCTTTGAAAATGGGATACAGTCTatggaaagaagaaactgaATGCCTCGAGTGGCTAAACACCAAGGCACCAAACTCAGTTGTCTATGTGAATTTCGGAAGTATAGCGGTCGTGAAGCCAGAACAGCTTGTGGAGTTTGGGTGGGCACTTGCAAATAGCAAGCTTCCATTCTTTTGGGTAATTAGACCTGATCTTGTTATTGGAGAATCGGCTATTTTGCCGCCAGAGTTTGTGGCTGAAACAAAGGAAAGAGGTCTAATAGCTGGGTGGTGCCCACAAGAGCAAGTCCTTAACCACCCATCAGTTGGAGGATTTTTAACGCACAGCGGTTGGAATTCAACAGTTGAGAGCATTACTGCAGGAGTTCCTATGCTCTGTTGGCCATTCTTCGGAGACCAGCAAATGGACTGTCGCTATACTTGCAATGAATGGGGCATTGGCATGGAGATTAGTAATGATGTGAAGAGGGATGAGGTAGAGAAACTTGTCAAAGAGTTGATGGAAGGTGAGAAGGgtaagaagatgaaaaataaggTCATGAAGTGGAAGAAACTTGCAGAAGATGCTACTGGTCCACATGGTTCTTCATTCACAAACTTAGACAATTTAGTGAATCAAATGCTATTGAGATAA
- the LOC18783563 gene encoding 7-deoxyloganetin glucosyltransferase isoform X2 produces MDSKEVATKPHAVCIPVPAQSHIKAMLKFAKLLHHRGFHITFVNTEFNHKRFLKSLGPNALDGLPDFQFEAIPDSLPDSDEDATQDVTLLCESIRKQNFLAPFLALLAKLNNDAISTSSNPPVTCIVSDGFMSTFTITAAEEIGVPIVLFYTIAACSFMGFKQIRALVEKGLAPLKDESCFTNGYLDTVIDWIPGMRDIRLRDLPTFFRTTNPDDIMFNFIMEETDRAHEASAIIIHTFDALEPDVLDALSSMLPHVYTVGPLQLHLNQIPEHPLKMGYSLWKEETECLEWLNTKAPNSVVYVNFGSIAVVKPEQLVEFGWALANSKLPFFWVIRPDLVIGESAILPPEFVAETKERGLIAGWCPQEQVLNHPSVGGFLTHSGWNSTVESITAGVPMLCWPFFGDQQMDCRYTCNEWGIGMEISNDVKRDEVEKLVKELMEGEKGKKMKNKVMKWKKLAEDATGPHGSSFTNLDNLVNQMLLR; encoded by the exons ATGGATTCAAAAGAAGTAGCTACTAAGCCACATGCTGTTTGCATTCCAGTTCCTGCTCAAAGTCATATCAAGGCAATGCTTAAATTTGCGAAGCTCCTCCACCACAGAGGTTTTCATATAACATTCGTTAACACAGAGTTCAATCACAAGCGCTTTCTTAAATCTCTAGGACCCAATGCCCTTGATGGCTTGcctgattttcaattcgaagcCATCCCGGATAGCCTTCCGGATTCAGATGAAGATGCCACACAAGATGTCACCTTGCTTTGTGAATCcatcagaaaacaaaatttcttgGCTCCCTTTCTTGCCCTCCTTGCAAAACTCAACAATGATGCCATATCAACATCCAGCAATCCTCCTGTGACTTGCATAG TTTCAGATGGTTTCATGTCCACGTTCACAATCACAGCTGCAGAAGAAATCGGAGTCCCTATAGTGCTGTTCTACACTATAGCTGCCTGCAGCTTCATGGGATTTAAACAAATTCGTGCTTTGGTCGAAAAAGGACTTGCACCACTCAAAG ATGAGAGCTGTTTCACAAATGGCTATCTGGACACCGTAATAGATTGGATCCCAGGAATGAGAGATATCCGTTTAAGGGATCTCCCGACCTTCTTTCGTACCACAAATCCGGATGACATCATGTTTAACTTCATCATGGAAGAAACCGATAGAGCTCATGAAGCTTCAGCAATCATTATTCATACTTTTGATGCCTTGGAGCCAGATGTTTTGGATGCTCTCTCATCTATGCTTCCCCATGTATACACCGTTGGCCCTCTTCAATTGCATCTCAATCAGATACCAGAACACCCTTTGAAAATGGGATACAGTCTatggaaagaagaaactgaATGCCTCGAGTGGCTAAACACCAAGGCACCAAACTCAGTTGTCTATGTGAATTTCGGAAGTATAGCGGTCGTGAAGCCAGAACAGCTTGTGGAGTTTGGGTGGGCACTTGCAAATAGCAAGCTTCCATTCTTTTGGGTAATTAGACCTGATCTTGTTATTGGAGAATCGGCTATTTTGCCGCCAGAGTTTGTGGCTGAAACAAAGGAAAGAGGTCTAATAGCTGGGTGGTGCCCACAAGAGCAAGTCCTTAACCACCCATCAGTTGGAGGATTTTTAACGCACAGCGGTTGGAATTCAACAGTTGAGAGCATTACTGCAGGAGTTCCTATGCTCTGTTGGCCATTCTTCGGAGACCAGCAAATGGACTGTCGCTATACTTGCAATGAATGGGGCATTGGCATGGAGATTAGTAATGATGTGAAGAGGGATGAGGTAGAGAAACTTGTCAAAGAGTTGATGGAAGGTGAGAAGGgtaagaagatgaaaaataaggTCATGAAGTGGAAGAAACTTGCAGAAGATGCTACTGGTCCACATGGTTCTTCATTCACAAACTTAGACAATTTAGTGAATCAAATGCTATTGAGATAA
- the LOC18783015 gene encoding 7-deoxyloganetin glucosyltransferase, whose protein sequence is MSSIEVQGNKPHAVCIPFPLQSHIKATLKFAELLHHRGFHISFVNTEFNHKRFLKSLGLNSLDGLPDFRFEAIPDSLPDSNEDTTQDVTLLAESVGKNLFAPFHALLAILNNDAIETSSNPPVTCIVSDGFMSMFTITAAEEIGAPIVLFYTIAACSFMGLKQLRALVEKGLAPLKDESCLTNGYLDTEDFKSRKKIHFAT, encoded by the exons ATGAGCTCCATAGAAGTACAAGGCAACAAGCCTCATGCTGTATGCATTCCCTTTCCACTTCAAAGCCATATAAAGGCAACGCTTAAATTTGCAGAGCTCCTCCACCATAGAGGTTTTCACATAAGCTTTGTTAACACAGAGTTCAATCACAAGCGCTTTCTTAAATCTCTAGGACTCAATTCCCTTGATGGCTTGCCTGATTTTCGGTTTGAAGCCATCCCAGATAGCCTTCCAGATTCAAATGAAGATACCACACAAGATGTCACTCTGCTTGCTGAGTCCGTaggaaaaaatttatttgctCCCTTTCATGCCCTCCTTGCAATACTCAACAATGATGCCATAGAAACATCCAGCAATCCTCCAGTGACTTGCATTGTTTCAGATGGTTTCATGTCCATGTTCACAATCACAGCTgctgaagaaattggagcCCCTATAGTGCTGTTCTACACTATAGCTGCCTGCAGCTTCATGGGATTGAAACAACTTCGTGCTTTGGTCGAAAAAGGACTTGCACCACTCAAAG ATGAGAGCTGTTTAACAAACGGCTATCTGGACACCGAAGACttcaaatcaagaaaaaagattCACTTTGCTACTTAA
- the LOC18783563 gene encoding 7-deoxyloganetin glucosyltransferase isoform X3, whose protein sequence is MDSKEVATKPHAVCIPVPAQSHIKAMLKFAKLLHHRGFHITFVNTEFNHKRFLKSLGPNALDGLPDFQFEAIPDSLPDSDEDATQDVTLLCESIRKQNFLAPFLALLAKLNNDAISTSSNPPVTCIVSDGFMSTFTITAAEEIGVPIVLFYTIAACSFMGFKQIRALVEKGLAPLKDESCFTNGYLDTVIDWIPGMRDIRLRDLPTFFRTTNPDDIMFNFIMEETDRAHEASAIIIHTFDALEPDVLDALSSMLPHVYTVGPLQLHLNQIPEHPLKMGYSLWKEETECLEWLNTKAPNSVVYVNFGSIAVVKPEQLVEFGWALANSKLPFFWVIRPDLVIGESAILPPEFVAETKERGLIAGWCPQEQVLNHPSVGGFLTHSGWNSTVESITAGVPMLCWPFFGDQQMDCRYTCNEWGIGMEISNDVKRDEVEKLVKELMEGEKGKKMKNKVMKWKKLAEDATGPHGSSFTNLDNLVNQMLLR, encoded by the exons ATGGATTCAAAAGAAGTAGCTACTAAGCCACATGCTGTTTGCATTCCAGTTCCTGCTCAAAGTCATATCAAGGCAATGCTTAAATTTGCGAAGCTCCTCCACCACAGAGGTTTTCATATAACATTCGTTAACACAGAGTTCAATCACAAGCGCTTTCTTAAATCTCTAGGACCCAATGCCCTTGATGGCTTGcctgattttcaattcgaagcCATCCCGGATAGCCTTCCGGATTCAGATGAAGATGCCACACAAGATGTCACCTTGCTTTGTGAATCcatcagaaaacaaaatttcttgGCTCCCTTTCTTGCCCTCCTTGCAAAACTCAACAATGATGCCATATCAAC ATCCAGCAATCCTCCTGTGACTTGCATAGTTTCAGATGGTTTCATGTCCACGTTCACAATCACAGCTGCAGAAGAAATCGGAGTCCCTATAGTGCTGTTCTACACTATAGCTGCCTGCAGCTTCATGGGATTTAAACAAATTCGTGCTTTGGTCGAAAAAGGACTTGCACCACTCAAAG ATGAGAGCTGTTTCACAAATGGCTATCTGGACACCGTAATAGATTGGATCCCAGGAATGAGAGATATCCGTTTAAGGGATCTCCCGACCTTCTTTCGTACCACAAATCCGGATGACATCATGTTTAACTTCATCATGGAAGAAACCGATAGAGCTCATGAAGCTTCAGCAATCATTATTCATACTTTTGATGCCTTGGAGCCAGATGTTTTGGATGCTCTCTCATCTATGCTTCCCCATGTATACACCGTTGGCCCTCTTCAATTGCATCTCAATCAGATACCAGAACACCCTTTGAAAATGGGATACAGTCTatggaaagaagaaactgaATGCCTCGAGTGGCTAAACACCAAGGCACCAAACTCAGTTGTCTATGTGAATTTCGGAAGTATAGCGGTCGTGAAGCCAGAACAGCTTGTGGAGTTTGGGTGGGCACTTGCAAATAGCAAGCTTCCATTCTTTTGGGTAATTAGACCTGATCTTGTTATTGGAGAATCGGCTATTTTGCCGCCAGAGTTTGTGGCTGAAACAAAGGAAAGAGGTCTAATAGCTGGGTGGTGCCCACAAGAGCAAGTCCTTAACCACCCATCAGTTGGAGGATTTTTAACGCACAGCGGTTGGAATTCAACAGTTGAGAGCATTACTGCAGGAGTTCCTATGCTCTGTTGGCCATTCTTCGGAGACCAGCAAATGGACTGTCGCTATACTTGCAATGAATGGGGCATTGGCATGGAGATTAGTAATGATGTGAAGAGGGATGAGGTAGAGAAACTTGTCAAAGAGTTGATGGAAGGTGAGAAGGgtaagaagatgaaaaataaggTCATGAAGTGGAAGAAACTTGCAGAAGATGCTACTGGTCCACATGGTTCTTCATTCACAAACTTAGACAATTTAGTGAATCAAATGCTATTGAGATAA